The Novibacillus thermophilus genome segment ATCCCCTCGAGCTAGAGTCTCGTCGACATCGTCTAGCGCTCCCCAGTCGTCTTCTTCCGGATTCGCATGGCCGGTTCCAGGGTACAAGGCGAACTCATTTTTTGGGATGCGCTGGGGAAGACCTCACAACGGTATAGACATTGCAGCGCCTATAGGTACGCCGATATTGGCGGCTGCAGATGGAAAGGTGATTGAAGCACGCCCCTCCAGTGGGTACGGGAACATCGTGGTGATTTACCACGGGAATGGCATATCCACGAAATACGCCCATATGACATTCAGTTCGATTACAGTCAAAGTAGGGCAACACGTCAAAAAAGGACAACAAATAGCCAGTGTCGGAAATGAAGGGCGTTCAACAGGCCCCCACCTTCACTTTGAAGTGCTGAAGTGGAACACGCCTGTCGATCCGATGCAGTACTATTGAGCTGTGCTTTTCTACTAGCCGGGACATCCTTTTCCCGGCTTTTTCTTCTGTGACGTTTTAGCCTTTCCACGCGATAGGTGCAATGCGCGATTTGGCAGTGAGTGATATAAACAGCGCAATCATGGCCATCGTAAACAGAAAGGCGGCGAAAAAAGGTGAGATGTATGTGCGCAGCGTGCCGGCAATCATCGGCCCTGCGACGTGCCCGCTGGAGAGGAGTGCCGCGTGGACGCCAAACACTTTTCCGTAATCGTGGGGGGAAGCGGCGGCGGTCAAGATGGTCGTTTTGGCCGGAAAGAGCATGCCGTGCGCGGCTCCTTTCACGAATAACAGCAGAGCCAGCGGTACTGCCAGCTGTAATGAGAGGATGTAAAACAGAATCGCTATGGTCAACAGAGCGACGAAGCATCGGGTATAAGGGGAAAAGCGGTTCAGCCATCCCTGACTCAACGTGATGAGTGACCCGAATCCCATGACGGTCAGCAAGAAGCCGGTAGTGGTTGAACTCTCTCCTGATTGGGCCATGACATAGGGAACCTCGTACATTAAAATTCCCTGTCCGAGGGACGTCGTCATCGCCGTTAAAAAAGCTGGGAGCAACATCGTGTCCGACGAGATGGCGAGGACAGATTTTCCGTGGGCGACTTGTTTGGGGGCGGCAGAAGG includes the following:
- a CDS encoding MFS transporter, yielding MTGWIAITEDRQSPSAAPKQVAHGKSVLAISSDTMLLPAFLTAMTTSLGQGILMYEVPYVMAQSGESSTTTGFLLTVMGFGSLITLSQGWLNRFSPYTRCFVALLTIAILFYILSLQLAVPLALLLFVKGAAHGMLFPAKTTILTAAASPHDYGKVFGVHAALLSSGHVAGPMIAGTLRTYISPFFAAFLFTMAMIALFISLTAKSRIAPIAWKG